From Lacerta agilis isolate rLacAgi1 chromosome Z, rLacAgi1.pri, whole genome shotgun sequence, the proteins below share one genomic window:
- the YIPF6 gene encoding protein YIPF6, with product MAAAEEAAAMRADGGTKPLFAGLADVSISEDIPVEGEITVPVGSRSPDEDNSTLDEPVKDTIMRDLKAVGKKFVHVMYPKKSSALLRDWDLWGPLVLCVLLALMLQGGAANSTEDRGPQFAEVFVIIWFGAVVITLNSKLLGGTISFFQSLCVLGYCILPLTVALLVCRLVLLASSDTPGFIVRLLVVVAMFAWSTLASTAFLADSQPPNRKALAVYPIFLFYFVISWMILTFAP from the exons ATGGCGGCAGCCGAGGAAGCGGCAGCAATGCGGGCTGATGGAGGCACGAAACCGCTG TTTGCAGGCCTTGCAGATGTGTCAATATCGGAAGATATTCCCGTAGAAGGAGAAATCACAGTTCCTGTGGGATCTCGTTCCCCAGACGAAGACAACTCCACCCTTGATGAGCCGGTTAAGGACACAATC ATGCGGGACCTGAAAGCAGTTGGGAAGAAATTCGTCCATGTCATGTATCCCAAAAAGAGCAGTGCCCTCCTGAGAGACT ggGATTTATGGGGTCCTCTAGTCCTGTGTGTTTTACTTGCCCT aatgcttcaggGAGGAGCAGCAAATAGCACGGAAGACAGAGGACCCCAGTTTGCAGAGGTCTTTGTCATCATTTGGTTTGGAGCTGTTGTCATCACACTGAATTCCAAACTGCTTGGAGGAACCAT TTCTTTTTTTCAGAGCCTCTGTGTTCTGGGTTACTGCATCCTCCCCTTGACAGTGGCTCTCCTGGTCTGCAGGCTTGTCCTGCTAGCAAGCTCTGATACTCCTGGCTTCATCGTGCGTCTCTTAGTTGTGGTGGCCATGTTTGCCTGGTCGACGCTAG catCCACCGCTTTCCTGGCAGACAGCCAGCCCCCAAATCGCAAAGCCCTGGCAGTCTACCccatcttcctcttctattttgtCATCAGCTGGATGATCCTCACCTTTGCCCCATAG